A single region of the Acanthopagrus latus isolate v.2019 chromosome 11, fAcaLat1.1, whole genome shotgun sequence genome encodes:
- the LOC119028513 gene encoding cornifelin-like — protein MADNHPTDWKTGLFDCFEDASTCCYGFWCCPFLACTVSGRFGENTCLPLCDIISPAILTAGGIPVVVPPAVLSLRNAIRHKYNIKGSLLKDIGVSCFCIWCSWCQMHRELKHRNQAPTTVINVQTTNINLQPNPVMMAPAPVAYVSQPGVFMAVR, from the exons ATGGCAGATAATCACCCCACAGACTGGAAGACTGGTCTCTTTGACTGCTTTGAGGACGCCAGCACTT GCTGCTATGGTTTCTGGTGCTGTCCTTTCTTGGCTTGCACAGTATCGGGAAGATTTGGAGAGAACACGTGTCTCCCATTGTGCGACATCATCAGCCCTGCCATACTAACAGCCGGCGGGATACCAGTGGTTGTTCCTCCAGCAGTCTTGTCTCTAAGGAATGCCATTCGACACAAATATAACATCAAG GGTTCTCTCTTGAAGGACATCggtgtttcctgtttctgcaTTTGGTGCTCCTGGTGTCAGATGCACCGTGAGTTAAAACATCGCAACCAAGCCCCCACCACCGTCATCAATGTGCAGACAACCAACATCAACTTACAGCCTAATCCAGTGATGATGGCTCCAGCACCAGTTGCGTATGTGAGCCAACCAGGCGTCTTCATGGCGGTACGCTGA